In the Candidatus Methylomirabilota bacterium genome, GAGAACGCCCGCGTCAAGGGCTTCGTGGCGGGTGTCACCGCGGCGGCGTCGGGAACGATCGCCGGGGCCTGCCTCGTGTTGGCCCGGCGCGCGATCGTGGACGTGCCCACGCTGTTGATCGGGGCCGCGGCCCTCTTGGTGGCGTGGCGGTTCAAGGTGCCGGAGCCGGTGCTCATTGCCGCGGGAGCGCTGGCCGGCCTCATCATCTTCGGGGTGCGATAGGAGAACTGACATGAAATGGATCACACGAGAGCGCGCCCGGGTCGATCGGATCGCCTGTCCCTGGCTGATTACGCGCTTCATCGATCCGAAGCCGGAGCTGCTGTTCGTCCCGGCGAAAGAGGTACGGCCGGTGGCGGAGCGCGAACGCGCAATTCCGTACGACATCCCCGACGTGGAGCTGGGGCACCGGGGTCCCCGGTGTTCGTTCGACGCCTTCCTCGAACGCTACGAGCTGACCGATCCCGCCCTTGCCGCTCTCGCCGCGATCGTCCGCGGAGCCGACACCGATGACCGCGCTCTGACGCCGGAATCGGCAGGGCTGTATGCCGCGGCAACCGGGTTCCAGGCGGCGAGCCGCGACGACTTCGACAACATGAGCCGACAGTTCCCACTGTACGACGCGCTCTACGAATACTCCCGGCTGCAGACTGCGAGCGTCCCGCCTGAGTCGCGGGTGGTGTTCGTGTGCTTGCACGGGGCGGCCAAGAGCGTGATCGCCGCGGCCCATTTCCGTCGGCTGGCGGGCGCGCGGGGCCTCCAGATCGGCGCGGTGGCGGCCGGCACGGAGCCCGATGTGGAGCTCGCGCCCGGCGCGGTCAAGGGCCTGGCCGCCGAGGGTCTGAGCGCGGCGCCGACACGGCCGCGCCCGGTCACGCTCTACGACCTCCGCAGTGCGACGCGCGTCGTGAGCTTCGGCTGCGATGTCGCCGTGGATGGTAGCCGGCGGGCGGAGCAGTGGGATGTCCCGCCAGTGAGTGACGGCTACGGTTTGGCTCGCGACCAGATCGTCGCGAAGGTGGAGCGGCTGGTGAGCGAGCTGGCCGCCGGAGGCTGAGATGCCCCTCCGGGCGCTCGGATTCATCGATTTGCCGCCCCACGTCGGTGCGGGCGGATTCGACCACGCGGGGGTGCACGAGCAGACCGGCCACGTCTATGTGGCTCACACCGCCAACGACGCGCTCGACGTGCTGGACGTCGAGGCGCAGCGCTACCTCGGCTCGATCCACGGGCTGAAAGCGGTGGCGGGCGCCCTGGTCGCGGCGCCGGACCTGGTCTTCACTTCGAACCGGGGCGAGAACACGGTGGGCATCATCCGTGTCGGTCAAACCGGCCCGGCCGACAAGGTTTCGGTGGGCGTACGACCGAACGGTTTGGCCCACGACCAGGGCCGGAACCGTCTGCTGGCGGCGCACGTGGGAGATCCGGCGATCCCGGGCTCCTGTACGGTCTCCATCATCGACGTGGCGGCCCGTATCCGCGTGGCCGACCTGCCCGTAGCCGGTCGGACGCGCTGGACCGTATACGATCCGGTGTCCGACGTTTTCCACGTCAACATCGCGGACCCGCCGCAGATCGTCGCGGTTCGAGCGGGCGACCCACCTGGGATCGAACGGGTGGCGACCATGCCCGAGGCGGGACCGCACGGACTGGATATCGATGTCCAACGGCGCAGGCTGTTCTGTGCCTGCGACGCGGGTGTGCTCCTTGAGGTGGACGCCGACACGGGCAAGGTGCTCGCCGGCGAGCCGATTGCGGGCGTTCCGGACGTGGTGTTCTTCAACTCGGGGCTTCAGAGACTCTACGTCGCGATCGGGGACCCCGGGCTGATCGAGGTCTTCGACACGTCGCCCCTACGCCGCCACGAGAGAGTCCCTACCGAAGGCGGCGCCCATACGCTGTCGTTCGATGCCAGGCGGCAGGTCGTCTCTGCGTTCCTGCCCGGGAGCCATCGCGCTGCCGTCTACCGGGATCATCGATAGCTCGTAGCCATGGAAGCTCGATGAGCCAACGGCCCGGGTCGGATTGCGTCCTGGCCCGGGCAACATGGGCGTTCGGGCGGGTGACTGCCCGGTCACCTCGCGCGCATGAAGGTCCTTCTGCCCCCGCGCCTCTGAAAAGTATCTGACATTCCTGTCAGAGGAGAGCGAGGCGCTAGCGCTCCCCCATGGGATCGTCGGCGCCCCCGGAGCGAGGGCCGGTGCCGGCCTCGTGCGGCGCGACGCACACGATCCGGAAGGTGCTACCCTTGCCTTCCTCGCTCTCGAGCTCGATACGCCCGCCGTGCAACTCGACGGCCCAGCGGGCGATACAAAGCCCGAGTCCCGCCCCGCCGGCATTGCGAGTCCGTGCTGGGTCGACGCGATAGAAGCGCCGGAAGATAGCCTCTCGATGCTCCGGCGCAATTCCCGGGCCGTTGTCAACGACCTCGATGGTCGGTATCCCGGTTCGCTGCCCGACGAGCACGCGGATATGTCCCCCCTCGGGACTGTACTTGATTGCGTTGTCGAGGAGATTGAGGAGAGCTTGGCGAAGGATGAGTCGGTCCGCGACGACCTCGATCCGCCCAGGCGCTTCGATCGACAGCACCTGTCGCTTCTCTTCGGCCAGTACTTCGAGTTGGGCCGTGATCTCATCCGTCAATGCTCGGACGTCGATTCGCTCCAAACGCAGACTGATGGCATCGGCGTCGGCGCGACTCAGAACAAGAAGAGTATCCACGAGTCGCGTCAGCCGATCGGCCTCCTCCAGCATGCTGCCGATGATCTCCCGGTAGGCGTGATCGTCACGATGCCCACGCAACCCAACCTCGCCGACACTCCTGATGGCAGTGAGCGGGGTGCGCAGCTCGTGAGACGCATCGGCGGTGAAGCGCCGCAGCTCCGCGAACGACCGCTCGAGCCGCGCCAACGTGTCGTTGAAGACGATCGCCAGCTGGCCGAGCTCGCCTTCGGGGTCGTCCACGGGCAGGCGCCGTCCGAGGTGATCTGCGGTGATGGTCCGCGCACGTTCGGCCATGTCACGAACCGGTCTCAGTGCACGTCGAGCGAGAGCGAAGCCACCGAAGGCGGCCAGCCCGAGGGCCAACGGAAACCCGAGACCGAGCACCAGGAGGAGCTCGCGGAGATCGTGCCATAGTGGCTCCTCCGACCTGACAACGCGAAGGACGACCGCCAAGTCGCCGATGGTGTAGGGCGCAACCAGCGCCCGGACACGCCCGACTCCCGGCAAGTACTCGGACTGTGGCCGGGCGTCTCTTGCTGAACTCGCCACTGCGAGAGGCGCCCCGACATCGACATCGCGACCTGGGCTTCGGTACAGGAGCCGGCCCGTCGAGCTCCAGACGTCGACCCACCCTCCGCTATCGGCGGCCTCGCCCTCTTCATGCCCGGCATCGAGGCGCCAGCGGACGCCGTCTGGTCCGTCGCGCGCGAGCATCTGCTCGGCAATCTCGAAGTCATCGTGAAGTTGCCGGTCCAGAGCGCTCGACAGGCTATGCCACAAGAAGACGAAGACCCCGCCGGCATACAGTCCCAGCACGATCGCCAACGCCCCCGCGTACCACAGCGTCAAGCGCACGCGCAGGCTGCGTGGACGCCATCGCCACATCATGGGTCTCCGTAGCGCAGCGTGAAGCCGACACCCCGCACAGTATGGATCAGCTTTGTTCGGAACTCCCGATCCACCTTCTTGCGGAGTCTGGCGACATGGACATCGACGACATTGTCGATCGGTGTGGCACGTGACGTTTCTTTCCAGACATCGCGGGCCAGCATCTCGCGCGAGACGAGCTGGTTCTGGTGCCGCAACAGGTACTCGAGCAGCTCGAACTCGCGCGCAGTGAGATCGAGGACCTGCCCCCCGCGCATCACCGCGTGTGTCACCAAATCCATCTCCAGGTCCCGGGCTTTCAGTCGAAGCACCTGGTCGGTCCGTCCGCGGCGCAGCAACGCCCGGATCCGAGCGAGCAGCTCGGCGAATGCGAAGGGTTTGACCATGTAGTCGTCGGCGCCGCTGTCGAGGCCGACTACCCGATCCTCCACGGCGTCCTTGGCGGTCAAGATCAAGACCGGGGTCTGCAAGTCCCGGCGCCGGCACGCCTCGAGGATCTCGAGGCCGGCCCGGCCGGGCAGCATCAGGTCGAGGAGGACGAGGTCGAACGTCTCGGT is a window encoding:
- a CDS encoding ATP-binding protein, with the protein product MLGLYAGGVFVFLWHSLSSALDRQLHDDFEIAEQMLARDGPDGVRWRLDAGHEEGEAADSGGWVDVWSSTGRLLYRSPGRDVDVGAPLAVASSARDARPQSEYLPGVGRVRALVAPYTIGDLAVVLRVVRSEEPLWHDLRELLLVLGLGFPLALGLAAFGGFALARRALRPVRDMAERARTITADHLGRRLPVDDPEGELGQLAIVFNDTLARLERSFAELRRFTADASHELRTPLTAIRSVGEVGLRGHRDDHAYREIIGSMLEEADRLTRLVDTLLVLSRADADAISLRLERIDVRALTDEITAQLEVLAEEKRQVLSIEAPGRIEVVADRLILRQALLNLLDNAIKYSPEGGHIRVLVGQRTGIPTIEVVDNGPGIAPEHREAIFRRFYRVDPARTRNAGGAGLGLCIARWAVELHGGRIELESEEGKGSTFRIVCVAPHEAGTGPRSGGADDPMGER
- a CDS encoding response regulator transcription factor, with protein sequence MRILVIEDEVKVARALKEGLESERYQVVVARNGEDGFFLANTETFDLVLLDLMLPGRAGLEILEACRRRDLQTPVLILTAKDAVEDRVVGLDSGADDYMVKPFAFAELLARIRALLRRGRTDQVLRLKARDLEMDLVTHAVMRGGQVLDLTAREFELLEYLLRHQNQLVSREMLARDVWKETSRATPIDNVVDVHVARLRKKVDREFRTKLIHTVRGVGFTLRYGDP